The sequence below is a genomic window from Streptomyces sp. NBC_00582.
ACCCCGACCGGCAAGCTCCGCCGCCATCTGGTCCGCCAAGGGGCCTGGTGACCGTGCCGTCCCCGTCAGAGAGGAACCGTCCCATGCCTCAGCAGCCCGTTCTCACCGACCGCGGGTTCTATCTGGGCCCGATGTTCCGTCGGGCGGCCGACCGGCACGGCGCCGTGTTCGTCACCCTGGACCGCCCGCTGGACACCCATCCCGACCTCGGCACGGCCCTCAGCTACACGGTCCTCGCCGAGGTGGTCGAGGAGCTGTCGGGGCGGCTGTGGGAAGCGGGCGTACGGCCCTCCGAGCAGGTCGTCGTACACAAGACCGACAACGTCGACATCGTGCTGCTGACCTGCGCGATCTCCCGGATCGGCGCGGTGCCGGTGCTGCTGTCGCCCGCGCTGGCCGGCGAGGTGGTGGGCCAGCTGCTCGCCCGCCTCCAGCGGCCGTGGCTGGTCACCGACGGGGCGAAGCTGGACGGCCCGCTGAAGGGCCGGAACCTGGACGCTCTGGTGCGGCGCACGCTCACCGTGGCCGACGCGCCCGGCGCGGAGTCCCTCCAGAAGTACGCGGGGGCCGAGACGCCCCGGCCCGTGCGCCTGCACCCGCGCGAGCCCGCCCTGATCACCCACAGCTCGGGCACCACCGGCGTCCCCAAGCTCGCCGTGCACTGCGCGAACACCATGTGGAACCGGCTCGTACCGCAGAAGGCGATGGGCTGGCCCACCCGGGGCGAGGTGGCGGCGCTGCACATGTCGTTCGTGCACTCGCGCTTCTACCACCTGCTCGGGGTGCTGCTGCACTTCGGCAGCCCGCTGCTGCTGATCACCGACCCCGATCCCGCGTCGGTGGGCCCGCTCCTGGTCCGTCACCGCCCCGGGATCGTCGAGACGCACCCCAACACCTTCGTGCTGTGGGAGGAGCTGGCCGACGCGCCGGGCGCCCCGCTGTCGCGGGTGAAGTCGTACGGCTCGACGTTCGACGCGATCCATCCGCGCACGGTCCGGCGGCTCCTGGACGCCTCGAAGCGCCGTACGCCCTGGCTGATCCAGTTGTACGGGCAGAGCGAGAGCGGCCCGGTGGCGTTCCAGTGGTTCACCCGGCGTTCGGTGGCCCGCGCGGACGGCCGCCGGGTCGGCACCGGCATCCCCGGCTTCACCCGGGTCCGGGTGACCGGCCCGGACGGCGAGCGGCTGCGGCCCGGCACACCCGGCCGGATCGAGGCCCGCACCCGCGGCCGCATCCTCACCTACCTGGGCATGCAGGAGCAGTACGACCGTCAGCTCACCGACGGCTGGTGGCAGATGGGCGACATGGGCTA
It includes:
- a CDS encoding class I adenylate-forming enzyme family protein, translating into MPQQPVLTDRGFYLGPMFRRAADRHGAVFVTLDRPLDTHPDLGTALSYTVLAEVVEELSGRLWEAGVRPSEQVVVHKTDNVDIVLLTCAISRIGAVPVLLSPALAGEVVGQLLARLQRPWLVTDGAKLDGPLKGRNLDALVRRTLTVADAPGAESLQKYAGAETPRPVRLHPREPALITHSSGTTGVPKLAVHCANTMWNRLVPQKAMGWPTRGEVAALHMSFVHSRFYHLLGVLLHFGSPLLLITDPDPASVGPLLVRHRPGIVETHPNTFVLWEELADAPGAPLSRVKSYGSTFDAIHPRTVRRLLDASKRRTPWLIQLYGQSESGPVAFQWFTRRSVARADGRRVGTGIPGFTRVRVTGPDGERLRPGTPGRIEARTRGRILTYLGMQEQYDRQLTDGWWQMGDMGYRTRLGALYLMDREVDRIDAVHSNLEVEDTLMDRLEELREVVIVPGADREPVPVVCVRGERPLDPERWAEATADLPKMAEPRQWRFEELPMTATWKVKRLEITRMLAEAREGVHA